In the Quercus lobata isolate SW786 chromosome 5, ValleyOak3.0 Primary Assembly, whole genome shotgun sequence genome, one interval contains:
- the LOC115989102 gene encoding auxin-responsive protein SAUR40-like, producing MGLRASKLSKLIGAQVLRKRLRGSSLTPRGYIPIRVGMNNDTRRFMVRVKMLEDADFLEFLYRSAEEYGFCNEGVLRIPYEAKDFEEWMLRRSKRNVFRVKPI from the coding sequence ATGGGGTTGAGAGCCAGTAAGTTGAGCAAACTTATTGGAGCTCAAGTACTAAGGAAGCGTTTAAGAGGCTCTTCATTGACGCCTAGAGGTTACATCCCTATACGTGTTGGTATGAACAATGATACAAGGCGATTTATGGTTCGTGTAAAAATGCTAGAGGATGCAGATTTCTTGGAGTTTCTCTACAGGTCAGCTGAAGAATATGGCTTCTGTAATGAAGGAGTTTTGAGGATTCCATATGAAGCAAAAGACTTTGAGGAGTGGATGCTGAGAAGGTCCAAGagaaacgtttttagggttaaACCAATCTAG
- the LOC115992302 gene encoding auxin-responsive protein SAUR78-like: MALYTNLPSPFSHNSHSHNEASSLFLSLSHTDTYKHIKTHQTVSKMTKVGKLTKLKSAIKRWPSFTKQLSRARSSVASSTNESDDVSKQELHAVYVGKTRRRYLVSSEIIDHPLFQELVEKSSGEYDDGVAVACEVVLFEHLLWMLDNAENQLGSMDELVEFYTTC, from the coding sequence atgGCCTTATATACGAACCTTCCCTCACCCTTTTCCCACAATTCTCACAGTCACAACGAAgcctcctctctctttctctctctatcacacacaGACACATACAAACACATTAAAACCCATCAAACAGTTTCAAAGATGACCAAAGTTGGAAAGCTGACAAAGCTCAAGTCAGCCATAAAAAGATGGCCTTCATTCACCAAGCAGCTCTCCCGAGCCAGAAGCTCCGTAGCTTCCTCAACAAACGAATCCGATGATGTCTCAAAGCAGGAACTTCATGCTGTTTACGTGGGAAAGACTCGGCGGCGATACCTTGTAAGCTCTGAAATCATTGACCACCCTCTCTTTCAGGAGCTGGTGGAGAAGTCATCAGGTGAATATGATGATGGAGTTGCGGTTGCTTGTGAGGTTGTGCTGTTTGAGCACTTGCTTTGGATGCTTGACAATGCTGAGAATCAGTTGGGGTCCATGGACGAGCTTGTTGAGTTCTACACTACTTGCTGA